The following coding sequences lie in one Desulfonatronum sp. SC1 genomic window:
- the nusB gene encoding transcription antitermination factor NusB — METPKVHRRTARRRALQCVFVLSFQKFESADQVRRAFLALPEDDLSDEGSGPGEAGKAEAGSSREMVSQTPLPEDQEFGLGLVTGVFGRLDEIDAVIRRFSKHWKLERIAKAELSILRLGVYELLYEQDIPLRVSINEAVELSKEFADDYSFPFVNGILDAVARAVSHGEFGIRKQF, encoded by the coding sequence ATGGAAACCCCGAAGGTACACCGACGAACGGCCCGCAGGCGGGCCTTGCAGTGCGTCTTTGTCCTGAGTTTTCAAAAATTCGAAAGTGCGGACCAGGTCCGGCGGGCGTTTTTGGCCTTGCCTGAGGACGACTTGTCGGATGAAGGAAGCGGACCGGGCGAGGCCGGAAAGGCCGAGGCTGGATCATCCAGGGAGATGGTCTCGCAAACGCCGCTTCCGGAGGACCAGGAATTCGGTCTGGGTTTGGTGACCGGCGTTTTTGGTCGGCTGGACGAGATCGACGCGGTGATCCGGCGTTTTTCCAAGCATTGGAAGCTCGAGCGGATCGCCAAGGCTGAGCTGAGCATTCTCCGTCTGGGCGTTTACGAATTGTTGTACGAGCAGGATATCCCGTTGCGGGTGAGCATCAACGAGGCCGTGGAGCTGAGCAAGGAGTTCGCGGACGACTATTCCTTTCCCTTCGTGAATGGCATCCTCGACGCAGTGGCCAGGGCGGTGAGCCATGGTGAGTTTGGGATTCGTAAGCAGTTCTGA
- the ribE gene encoding 6,7-dimethyl-8-ribityllumazine synthase yields the protein MHHLETIEGRLDATGLRFAILASRFNDFIVDRLVGGAVDYLVRHGAVKTDLTLVRIPGAYEMPLAAKRLAETKRFHGVVCLGAVIRGATPHFDYVSAEVSKGLAQVMLDTGIPVGFGVLTTDTLEQAVERAGSKAGNKGVDAAAAALEMIRVLEQV from the coding sequence ATGCATCATCTTGAAACCATTGAAGGCCGCCTGGACGCCACCGGGCTGCGCTTCGCGATTCTGGCCAGCCGGTTCAACGATTTCATCGTGGACCGCCTCGTGGGAGGGGCCGTGGACTATCTGGTACGGCACGGCGCGGTCAAAACCGACTTGACGCTGGTCCGGATTCCCGGGGCCTATGAAATGCCCCTGGCGGCCAAGCGGCTGGCGGAGACGAAACGCTTTCACGGCGTCGTCTGCCTGGGCGCGGTGATTCGCGGAGCCACCCCGCACTTTGACTACGTCTCGGCCGAGGTCTCCAAGGGGCTGGCCCAGGTGATGCTGGACACCGGGATTCCCGTGGGCTTCGGCGTCCTGACCACGGACACTCTGGAGCAGGCCGTGGAGCGGGCCGGCAGCAAGGCCGGAAACAAGGGCGTGGACGCCGCGGCCGCGGCCCTGGAAATGATTCGCGTCCTGGAGCAGGTCTGA
- a CDS encoding bifunctional 3,4-dihydroxy-2-butanone-4-phosphate synthase/GTP cyclohydrolase II — protein sequence MGLCSIEEAIEDIRQGRMIILVDDENRENEGDLTIAAQSVTPEIINFMAIHGRGLICLAMEPELVEKLDLPMMATRNESRFGTAFTVSIEARSGVSTGISAYDRATTILTAVADDAKAEDIVSPGHVFPLRAKKGGVLVRAGQTEGSVDLARLADMKSAAVICEIMRDDGNMARMPDLEEFAAKHDMKIASIADLIRFRMKHDALSVRRVGEANLPTCNGGDFRVIAYESDLDSSVHLALVKGEINPEEPVLVRVHSQCLTGDVFGSLRCDCGPQLQAAMRIIAEEGNGVILYMRQEGRGIGLANKIKAYCLQDSGRDTVEANVDLGFAPDLRDYGVGAQILVDLGVSKMRLMTNNPKKIVGLEGYGLEVAGRVPVEVQACEQNLQYLLTKKEKMGHMLDFKADKEKAHASS from the coding sequence ATGGGACTGTGCAGCATCGAAGAAGCCATTGAGGACATCCGCCAGGGGCGGATGATCATCCTGGTGGACGACGAAAACAGGGAGAACGAGGGCGACCTGACCATCGCGGCCCAGAGCGTGACTCCGGAGATCATCAATTTCATGGCCATTCACGGCAGGGGATTGATCTGTCTGGCCATGGAGCCGGAGTTGGTGGAAAAGCTGGATTTACCCATGATGGCCACCCGGAACGAGTCGCGGTTCGGCACGGCCTTCACCGTGTCCATTGAGGCCCGTTCCGGCGTGTCCACGGGGATTTCAGCCTATGACCGGGCCACCACCATCCTGACCGCCGTTGCCGACGACGCCAAGGCCGAGGACATTGTCTCCCCGGGACACGTCTTCCCATTGCGGGCCAAGAAGGGCGGGGTGCTGGTCCGGGCCGGACAGACCGAAGGCAGCGTGGATTTGGCCCGTCTGGCCGACATGAAATCTGCGGCGGTGATTTGCGAAATCATGCGCGACGACGGGAACATGGCCCGAATGCCCGACCTGGAAGAATTTGCGGCCAAGCACGACATGAAAATCGCCTCCATCGCCGACCTGATCCGCTTTCGGATGAAGCATGACGCCCTGTCCGTGCGTCGGGTGGGCGAAGCCAACCTGCCCACCTGCAACGGAGGGGATTTTCGAGTTATTGCCTACGAAAGCGATTTGGACAGCAGTGTGCACTTGGCCCTGGTCAAGGGCGAGATCAACCCGGAGGAGCCGGTCCTGGTCCGGGTGCACAGCCAATGCCTGACCGGGGACGTCTTCGGCTCCCTGCGCTGCGATTGCGGGCCCCAGCTTCAGGCAGCCATGCGGATCATCGCCGAGGAAGGCAACGGAGTGATCCTGTACATGCGTCAGGAAGGCCGCGGCATCGGTCTGGCCAATAAAATCAAGGCCTACTGCCTCCAGGACAGCGGCCGGGACACGGTGGAGGCCAACGTGGACCTGGGCTTTGCCCCGGACCTTCGAGACTACGGGGTCGGCGCGCAGATTCTCGTGGATCTGGGCGTGAGCAAGATGCGGCTGATGACCAACAATCCCAAAAAGATCGTTGGCCTGGAGGGCTACGGCCTGGAAGTGGCCGGCCGGGTTCCGGTGGAGGTTCAGGCCTGTGAGCAGAACTTGCAGTATCTGCTGACCAAGAAGGAAAAAATGGGACATATGCTGGATTTTAAAGCAGACAAGGAGAAGGCCCATGCATCATCTTGA
- a CDS encoding riboflavin synthase has protein sequence MFTGLIQGPGKVLSVTGRQGEGSGNRETRLEIRPEAPIRDYVRGESIAVNGVCLTVETFAPDRFSVFASAETLRLTNLSNLRTGMRVNLERALALGDRLGGHLVSGHVDCLARIGETTQVGQSRWFRLLYPGEFSPLVVTKGSVTLDGISLTVNQCGEGFLEVNIIPETWQNTTISEWRPGRDVNMETDLIGKYVQRMLGPWTGTSSSPAEQRPSGTSVVGGGGISEAFLREHGF, from the coding sequence ATGTTCACCGGCCTGATTCAGGGACCGGGCAAGGTCCTGAGCGTCACGGGTCGCCAAGGCGAAGGAAGCGGCAACCGGGAAACCCGCCTGGAGATTAGGCCGGAGGCCCCGATCCGGGACTACGTTCGCGGAGAGAGCATCGCGGTCAACGGCGTCTGCCTGACCGTCGAGACGTTCGCCCCGGACCGGTTTTCCGTGTTCGCCTCGGCCGAGACCCTGCGGCTGACGAACCTGAGTAACCTGCGAACCGGGATGCGCGTCAACCTGGAACGGGCCCTGGCCCTGGGCGACCGGCTGGGCGGACACTTGGTCAGCGGCCATGTCGACTGTCTGGCCCGGATCGGAGAAACTACCCAAGTGGGACAGTCCCGCTGGTTTCGGTTGCTTTATCCCGGGGAGTTTTCACCTCTGGTGGTGACCAAGGGCTCGGTGACCCTGGACGGGATCAGCCTGACGGTTAACCAGTGCGGCGAAGGATTTCTGGAAGTGAACATCATCCCGGAGACCTGGCAAAACACGACCATTTCCGAATGGCGGCCGGGCCGGGACGTAAACATGGAAACCGATCTGATCGGCAAATACGTGCAGCGCATGCTGGGCCCTTGGACCGGAACGTCGTCGAGTCCAGCCGAACAGCGTCCCTCGGGGACGTCTGTGGTCGGAGGCGGCGGGATCAGCGAGGCGTTTTTGCGCGAGCATGGCTTTTAA